The following proteins are co-located in the Paludibaculum fermentans genome:
- a CDS encoding 3-keto-disaccharide hydrolase, with translation MRNVAFFSLLVSALGLIPAAPAQDWRPLLNGKNLDGWQARGEGVWTVMPDGSLLGQRRHDKPDDPFGKPWPIDSKQYESWLYRQAWLYTTAAYGQFDLHVEYFLPARTNSGISIRDVSRAHYAIGDAGKADPPLQTTLKGTPAHIGYEIQLIDGDADKYSTGSIYTFVAAKKGVQKRDEWNSMDIESRTNLIRVKVNGEVVAEYAGDPARSKTGPIGLQLHDQFTFVMFRNIRIREIK, from the coding sequence GTGCGCAATGTTGCTTTCTTCTCCCTCCTGGTCTCCGCCCTTGGGCTGATTCCGGCTGCTCCGGCTCAGGACTGGCGTCCGCTGTTGAATGGCAAGAACCTGGACGGCTGGCAGGCCCGCGGTGAGGGCGTCTGGACCGTCATGCCGGACGGTTCCCTGCTGGGCCAGCGGCGGCACGACAAGCCCGACGATCCGTTTGGCAAGCCGTGGCCCATCGACAGCAAGCAGTATGAATCGTGGCTCTACCGTCAGGCGTGGCTCTACACGACGGCGGCCTATGGCCAGTTCGACCTGCACGTCGAGTATTTCCTGCCGGCGCGGACCAATAGCGGCATCTCGATTCGGGACGTGTCGCGGGCGCACTATGCCATCGGCGACGCGGGCAAGGCCGATCCGCCCCTGCAGACGACGCTGAAGGGTACGCCGGCGCACATTGGCTATGAGATCCAGCTCATCGATGGCGATGCGGACAAGTACTCGACCGGCAGCATCTACACGTTCGTCGCGGCGAAGAAGGGCGTGCAGAAGCGCGACGAGTGGAACTCGATGGATATCGAGTCGCGCACAAACCTGATCCGGGTAAAGGTGAACGGCGAGGTGGTAGCCGAGTATGCGGGCGATCCGGCGCGATCAAAGACGGGCCCCATCGGCCTCCAACTGCACGACCAGTTCACGTTCGTGATGTTCCGGAATATCCGGATTCGCGAGATCAAGTAG
- a CDS encoding ribbon-helix-helix domain-containing protein, translating into MPTRNINLAGHLNRLIAPEVDSGRYGHASDVVCEALRLTEQRNRENQARLKWLRGAVRAGLGELARGKSSHSSESRTSKSTSTSWGRKPRPRLRRSTTVDQPGALRRTRGGTLSRLHLAGFA; encoded by the coding sequence ATGCCAACCAGAAACATCAATCTCGCCGGCCACCTCAACCGGCTCATCGCGCCCGAGGTGGATTCCGGGCGCTATGGCCACGCCAGCGACGTGGTGTGCGAAGCTCTACGCCTGACGGAGCAGCGGAATCGGGAGAATCAGGCGAGGCTGAAGTGGCTGCGCGGCGCAGTGCGCGCTGGACTGGGTGAACTGGCGCGGGGGAAGTCGTCGCATTCCAGCGAATCAAGGACCTCGAAGAGCACATCTACCAGTTGGGGCAGGAAGCCAAGGCCGCGCTTGCGTCGAAGCACCACGGTGGATCAGCCTGGAGCCCTTCGGCGAACGCGCGGCGGAACGCTATCGCGGCTTCATCTAGCAGGCTTTGCGTGA
- a CDS encoding Z1 domain-containing protein, giving the protein MNFYDTLAETRKDSSELRASVERVAELLDRPDTTTVSRPGILLGKIQSGKTRGFLGIIARAFDRGFDMSIILTKGTKSLAQQTVARLNQDYRQFIQADQMKVFDIMNMPANLAGYELRQKLIIVVKKEDDNLRRLLEAFRTTYPNWKDKRVLIVDDEADYASVTFRKKNGNTGPGVVAAMIDELQRLVPKSDYLQVTATPYALYLQPEDEIVSASGEQIFLPKRPAFTELLPVHPAYVGGEYYFELAQDPESPAYYFYRPVPDREREALKRPDGRRMNLKDVLTQNSTEVIREAFMTFLVGGAIRRWQEKAAGKPEPKYSFLFHTETSMKSHQWQESVLSAINKDFTEEASQDSSLFNRILNLAMDDLRRSLELESLPIPPQEVVKEDIRKALMEGSVVISRVNSENDVDQLLDEEGQLKLRTPFNVFIGGQILDRGITIANLIGFYYGRSPKRLQQDTVLQHCRMYGARPKPDLPVTRFYAPQLVYEAMCKIHQFDTGLREAFESGAHDKGVYFIQRDPKGRVIPCSPNKLGFSDLNAVRPGSRILSSGFETVARTAGERKLRQLDASLDALCPADGAPVTVSSEEAIEILNRCYDLLDPSSYPESERTDYAAAIHHFARLCRTDIDRDRVRILAWRNRSLVRIRESGRFSNAPDTKQQQDLAHALAQDAPVMLLFRQDGTLELGWKGLPFWWPVIITPLNSAPVIFADAERSDIPAVPTDTQRRPRKRAQTKKRGAKRKRA; this is encoded by the coding sequence ATGAACTTCTACGACACCCTCGCTGAAACCAGAAAAGACTCCTCTGAGTTGCGCGCCAGCGTTGAACGCGTGGCTGAGTTGTTGGACAGACCCGATACCACAACAGTCAGCCGGCCCGGCATTCTCCTGGGCAAAATCCAAAGCGGAAAGACCCGCGGCTTCCTCGGCATCATCGCTCGCGCCTTCGATCGCGGCTTCGACATGTCCATCATCCTGACCAAAGGGACGAAATCCCTGGCCCAGCAGACCGTCGCTCGACTCAACCAGGACTACCGGCAGTTCATCCAGGCCGACCAGATGAAGGTATTCGACATCATGAACATGCCTGCAAACCTAGCGGGCTATGAGTTGCGGCAGAAACTGATCATCGTCGTCAAGAAAGAGGACGACAACCTTCGCAGGTTGCTGGAGGCCTTCCGGACCACTTATCCCAACTGGAAGGACAAACGCGTACTGATTGTGGACGACGAGGCCGACTACGCCTCCGTCACCTTCCGCAAAAAGAACGGCAACACCGGGCCGGGCGTCGTGGCCGCCATGATCGATGAGTTGCAGCGGCTCGTCCCTAAATCCGACTACCTTCAGGTCACCGCGACACCCTACGCCCTCTACCTCCAACCTGAGGACGAAATCGTCTCCGCTTCGGGCGAGCAGATCTTCCTCCCAAAACGTCCGGCATTCACGGAACTTCTCCCAGTCCATCCGGCCTATGTGGGTGGCGAGTATTACTTTGAACTCGCGCAAGATCCCGAATCTCCGGCCTATTACTTCTACCGCCCCGTCCCTGATCGCGAGCGCGAAGCCCTCAAGCGCCCCGACGGCCGCCGGATGAACCTCAAGGATGTTCTCACCCAGAACAGCACGGAGGTTATCCGCGAAGCCTTCATGACCTTCCTGGTGGGTGGCGCCATTCGCCGGTGGCAGGAGAAAGCGGCGGGAAAACCGGAGCCAAAATACAGCTTTCTCTTCCATACCGAAACCAGCATGAAGTCGCACCAGTGGCAGGAGTCCGTCCTCAGCGCCATCAATAAGGACTTCACCGAGGAAGCGAGTCAGGACTCATCCCTGTTCAACCGGATTCTCAATTTGGCAATGGATGATCTACGCCGCTCGCTGGAGCTCGAAAGCCTGCCCATCCCACCCCAAGAGGTTGTTAAGGAGGACATCCGGAAAGCTCTGATGGAAGGCTCAGTCGTCATCTCGCGGGTGAACTCTGAGAACGATGTGGATCAGTTGCTGGATGAAGAAGGTCAGTTGAAGCTGCGTACGCCATTCAACGTCTTCATCGGCGGCCAGATTCTCGATCGCGGCATCACGATCGCCAATCTGATCGGCTTCTACTATGGGCGCAGCCCGAAGCGCCTCCAGCAGGACACGGTTCTGCAGCATTGCCGTATGTATGGCGCCCGGCCTAAGCCGGACCTGCCCGTAACGCGATTCTACGCTCCGCAACTGGTCTACGAAGCCATGTGTAAGATTCACCAGTTCGATACCGGTCTTCGCGAAGCATTTGAATCTGGAGCGCACGACAAAGGCGTCTATTTCATACAACGCGACCCCAAGGGCCGCGTGATCCCCTGCTCACCCAACAAGTTGGGATTCTCTGACCTGAATGCCGTCCGTCCCGGAAGCAGGATCCTCTCATCAGGCTTTGAGACCGTGGCCAGGACTGCCGGAGAGAGAAAGCTCCGACAACTGGATGCAAGCTTGGATGCGTTGTGTCCAGCCGATGGCGCCCCTGTAACCGTCAGCTCTGAGGAGGCCATCGAAATCCTCAATCGCTGCTACGATCTCCTTGACCCGTCCTCCTATCCGGAATCCGAACGCACGGACTATGCGGCCGCCATCCATCACTTCGCCCGCCTTTGCCGTACAGACATCGATCGGGACCGAGTCAGAATCCTCGCTTGGCGCAACCGCAGCTTGGTCCGCATCCGCGAATCGGGACGCTTTTCGAACGCGCCCGACACGAAACAACAGCAGGACCTGGCTCATGCTCTCGCCCAGGACGCCCCTGTAATGCTCCTCTTCCGTCAGGACGGGACACTGGAACTGGGCTGGAAGGGCCTGCCATTCTGGTGGCCAGTCATCATCACGCCGCTGAACTCCGCGCCCGTGATTTTCGCCGACGCCGAACGCTCGGACATTCCCGCTGTCCCCACGGATACTCAGCGTCGGCCCAGAAAGCGCGCCCAGACGAAAAAGCGTGGGGCAAAGCGCAAGCGGGCCTGA
- a CDS encoding Rid family hydrolase, translating to MTLDDALAEIASATTIEKKKITNHNVLNEAYAYAKPSSFSRGLRLDFGNIAVLLISGTASIDEYGKTVHVGDFRAQQRRTYQNITGLLESEGATWKDIVRTTCYLRDMERDYEAFNEERTAFFAEQGLDPLPASTGIQAILCRSDLLIEIEAIAVFRKPSAE from the coding sequence ATGACACTCGACGACGCCCTGGCCGAGATCGCCAGCGCCACGACCATCGAAAAGAAGAAGATCACGAACCACAATGTGCTGAACGAGGCGTACGCGTATGCCAAGCCGAGCTCGTTCTCGCGCGGCCTCCGCCTGGACTTCGGCAACATCGCGGTGCTGCTGATTTCCGGTACGGCCAGCATCGACGAGTACGGCAAAACCGTACACGTGGGCGACTTCCGCGCGCAGCAGCGGCGGACGTATCAGAACATCACGGGACTGCTGGAGAGCGAGGGCGCCACCTGGAAAGACATCGTGCGGACCACGTGCTACCTGCGCGACATGGAGCGCGACTACGAGGCCTTCAACGAAGAGCGGACGGCGTTTTTCGCGGAGCAGGGTCTCGATCCGCTGCCGGCCTCGACGGGCATCCAGGCGATTCTGTGCCGTTCGGACCTGCTCATCGAGATCGAGGCGATTGCGGTGTTCCGCAAGCCCTCGGCCGAGTAG